One region of Thiorhodovibrio frisius genomic DNA includes:
- a CDS encoding alpha/beta hydrolase: MMPSPFQFASLAAGLILAWLLFHLAIQLGFRAKRLPEQSDPGTLGLPFATVAIPGRARKPLFGWWLPAENSRRSVIILHGWGSNAEQMLPLALPLHGGGYNVLLFDARNHGRSPGATFSSLPRFAEDLDAAITWLQANQSDAAASITVIGHSVGAGAALFSASRRNDLAAVVSLSTFAHPRWVTARYLRQIRLPSPVIALVARYVEWVIGHRFETIAPVNTIKAIPCPVLLVHGDADRAVPITDAQMIAQSGAPGGLELLVIPGGDHDSSEHIPEYSPRLLAFLAAAEQQQSYCAKREPEAHGPGQPG, encoded by the coding sequence ATGATGCCCTCGCCATTCCAGTTCGCCTCCCTTGCAGCCGGCCTGATCTTGGCCTGGCTGCTATTTCATCTTGCTATCCAGCTCGGCTTTCGCGCCAAACGTCTGCCCGAGCAGTCTGATCCCGGCACACTCGGTCTGCCTTTTGCCACCGTGGCAATCCCGGGTCGCGCCCGCAAGCCGCTGTTTGGCTGGTGGCTGCCTGCTGAAAACAGCCGTCGTTCGGTCATTATTCTGCACGGCTGGGGCAGCAATGCCGAGCAAATGCTGCCGCTCGCCCTGCCCCTGCATGGTGGTGGCTACAATGTGCTGTTGTTTGATGCGCGCAACCATGGCCGCAGCCCGGGAGCGACCTTTTCCTCGCTGCCCCGTTTTGCCGAGGATCTGGACGCCGCCATCACCTGGCTGCAAGCAAATCAGTCCGATGCGGCAGCCTCCATCACAGTGATTGGTCACTCAGTTGGCGCCGGCGCGGCATTGTTCAGTGCCTCGCGCCGCAATGACTTAGCCGCCGTGGTCAGCCTGTCCACCTTCGCCCACCCGCGTTGGGTGACCGCGCGTTATCTGCGCCAGATCCGTCTGCCGTCCCCCGTCATCGCGCTGGTCGCGCGTTATGTGGAATGGGTCATCGGCCATCGCTTCGAGACCATTGCGCCCGTGAACACCATCAAGGCCATCCCCTGCCCGGTGCTGCTGGTACATGGCGATGCTGACCGGGCGGTGCCGATCACTGATGCTCAGATGATTGCCCAATCAGGCGCTCCGGGAGGGCTAGAGCTGCTGGTCATTCCCGGAGGGGATCATGACTCAAGCGAGCATATTCCTGAATACAGTCCGCGCTTGCTGGCATTTCTGGCTGCCGCGGAACAGCAGCAATCTTACTGCGCAAAGCGGGAGCCTGAGGCGCATGGTCCCGGCCAGCCCGGATAA
- a CDS encoding tRNA 2-thiocytidine(32) synthetase TtcA: MSKSPDTPPKSLLRLVGRAIADYRMIQPGDRVLVAVSGGKDSLSLLQILRHLQRRAPVHFELGVITVDPQVPGFDPEPLIGYYSQLGLDYLYERQPIMEQAQAHMDGDSFCAYCARMKRGIMYRLCREHGYGVLALGQHLDDLGESLMMSMFHGGQLRTMKAHYRIDAGDLRVIRPLVYCRERQTCAYAETAALPVVPDSCPACFDKPTQRDYFKGLLAREEQANPRLFGNLLSAMRPLLTEGDL; this comes from the coding sequence ATGAGCAAGAGCCCAGATACCCCGCCCAAATCCCTGCTGCGCCTGGTCGGGCGCGCCATCGCCGACTATCGCATGATCCAGCCCGGTGATCGCGTGCTGGTTGCAGTCTCCGGTGGCAAGGATTCTTTGTCATTGCTACAGATTCTCCGTCATCTGCAACGGCGTGCGCCGGTGCACTTCGAGCTTGGCGTCATCACGGTCGATCCGCAAGTGCCGGGTTTTGACCCTGAACCGCTGATTGGCTATTACAGCCAGCTTGGGCTCGACTATCTCTACGAGCGCCAGCCGATCATGGAACAGGCGCAAGCGCACATGGATGGCGATTCTTTTTGCGCTTATTGCGCGCGCATGAAGCGCGGCATCATGTATCGGCTGTGCCGCGAGCATGGTTATGGGGTGCTGGCGCTTGGGCAGCATCTTGATGATCTGGGCGAAAGTCTGATGATGTCCATGTTTCACGGCGGGCAGTTGCGCACCATGAAAGCGCACTATCGCATCGACGCAGGCGATCTGCGCGTCATCCGCCCGCTGGTCTATTGCCGTGAGCGCCAGACTTGCGCCTATGCCGAGACCGCCGCGCTGCCGGTGGTGCCAGATTCCTGTCCGGCCTGTTTTGACAAACCGACCCAGCGCGACTACTTCAAGGGATTGCTCGCGCGCGAGGAGCAGGCCAATCCGCGCCTGTTTGGCAATTTGCTGAGCGCGATGCGTCCGCTGCTGACAGAAGGCGACCTTTGA
- a CDS encoding metallophosphoesterase family protein, producing the protein MSDPTPLPQRLRVALLADTHGQIDPRILALVADCDMAVHGGDIGSVAVLASLQPKLGQVYAVRGNNDVHRDWPVADQALLERIPGRAQVDLPGGLLVVEHSHRMAAAGRHERLRRRYPQARAIVYGHSHRLVVDCECLPWVLNPGAAGRSRTCGGPSCLVLTASLDRWEIDEHRFALPPRSKHQTAARL; encoded by the coding sequence GTGAGTGACCCGACCCCTTTACCGCAAAGGCTGCGGGTCGCTCTGCTGGCGGATACGCACGGGCAGATTGATCCGCGCATTCTTGCCCTAGTGGCGGACTGCGACATGGCCGTGCATGGCGGGGATATCGGCTCGGTGGCGGTGCTGGCGAGTCTTCAACCCAAGCTTGGACAGGTCTATGCAGTGCGGGGCAACAACGACGTCCATCGTGACTGGCCGGTTGCAGACCAGGCGCTACTTGAACGCATTCCCGGGCGAGCCCAGGTGGACCTGCCGGGCGGTCTTTTGGTGGTTGAGCACAGCCACCGCATGGCAGCGGCTGGGCGTCATGAGCGGCTGCGCCGACGCTATCCTCAGGCGCGGGCCATCGTTTATGGGCATAGTCACCGTCTGGTGGTGGACTGCGAGTGCCTGCCCTGGGTGCTGAACCCGGGCGCAGCCGGGCGTTCGCGTACCTGCGGCGGCCCTTCCTGTCTGGTGCTGACGGCGAGTCTTGATCGTTGGGAGATCGATGAGCACCGTTTTGCGCTGCCACCGCGATCAAAACACCAGACTGCGGCCAGACTCTGA
- a CDS encoding zinc-binding dehydrogenase: MKAMVMNGPGGPEVLVPSELDDPRIESPHAVLVRVQAAGVNPVDTKIRSRGPMRAATGPTVLGCDGAGVVEAVGTEVTRVRPGDSVWYCSGGLGGMRGNYAQFNLVDEALIQPLPAGLPIDQGAAAPLVLITAWEALHDRAGIRPGQQVLIHGGAGGVGHVAIQLAVAAGARVATTVSSAEKADVAHRLGAECAINYREESLIEAISDWTQGRGVDIALDTVGPEVFRQTIPAMALYGDLITILDPGPDIDLSEARLRNLRISLELMLTPQLRDIGEAQARQGWILSQCAELMERGQLGIHVSESLPFTQAAEAHRQLEAGGMSGKLVLRIDP, translated from the coding sequence ATGAAAGCCATGGTAATGAACGGACCGGGCGGCCCCGAGGTGCTCGTTCCGTCCGAGCTTGATGATCCCCGGATCGAATCACCGCACGCGGTTCTGGTGCGCGTGCAGGCCGCAGGTGTGAACCCGGTCGACACCAAGATCCGCAGTCGCGGCCCGATGCGCGCGGCCACCGGACCGACGGTACTCGGTTGCGACGGTGCCGGCGTGGTCGAAGCCGTGGGCACGGAGGTGACCCGGGTGCGACCCGGTGACAGCGTCTGGTATTGCAGCGGCGGACTAGGCGGCATGCGCGGCAATTATGCCCAGTTCAATCTGGTCGACGAGGCGCTTATCCAGCCTCTGCCGGCGGGGCTTCCCATCGATCAGGGCGCTGCCGCGCCCTTGGTGCTGATCACCGCCTGGGAGGCGCTGCATGATCGCGCTGGTATCAGGCCTGGTCAGCAGGTGCTGATTCATGGCGGCGCGGGTGGTGTTGGCCATGTCGCCATTCAGCTTGCGGTCGCTGCCGGCGCGCGCGTGGCCACCACGGTCAGCAGCGCCGAAAAGGCGGACGTTGCGCATCGTCTCGGCGCTGAGTGCGCGATCAATTATCGCGAGGAGTCTTTGATCGAGGCTATATCCGACTGGACTCAGGGGCGTGGCGTGGATATTGCGCTTGATACCGTCGGTCCTGAGGTTTTCCGCCAGACTATCCCCGCCATGGCGCTTTATGGTGATCTGATCACCATTCTCGATCCTGGTCCGGATATTGACCTGAGCGAAGCGCGCCTGCGCAATCTACGCATCAGTCTGGAACTGATGCTGACCCCGCAACTGCGCGATATCGGTGAAGCCCAGGCGCGTCAGGGCTGGATTCTCAGCCAGTGCGCCGAACTCATGGAGCGGGGTCAATTAGGCATTCATGTCAGTGAGTCTTTGCCCTTCACCCAGGCAGCCGAGGCTCATCGTCAGCTCGAAGCGGGCGGGATGAGCGGCAAATTGGTGCTGCGCATCGACCCTTGA
- a CDS encoding PilZ domain-containing protein has translation MSSATDTDGNRRRFQRIGLDREVRVEAMDQETQCRLVDISLRGLLLDACESWQPVLGQLVDLSVVLDEQGSMRIQVKGEVRHLDAGQIGVHVLEMDLDSVAQLRRLVEVNLDDDSRLDLELQAMLVERDPTD, from the coding sequence ATGAGTTCAGCCACTGACACAGACGGCAATCGCCGGCGCTTCCAGCGTATCGGCCTCGACCGCGAGGTGCGGGTTGAGGCGATGGATCAGGAGACCCAGTGCCGGCTGGTCGATATTTCGCTGCGCGGTCTGCTGCTGGATGCCTGTGAGAGTTGGCAACCGGTGCTTGGGCAACTGGTCGATCTGTCTGTGGTGCTCGATGAGCAGGGTAGTATGCGCATTCAGGTCAAAGGCGAAGTCAGGCACCTGGACGCCGGACAGATTGGTGTCCATGTGCTGGAAATGGACTTGGACAGCGTGGCGCAACTGCGGCGGTTGGTCGAGGTGAATCTGGACGACGATTCGCGGCTTGATCTCGAATTGCAGGCCATGCTGGTTGAGCGCGATCCCACCGACTGA
- a CDS encoding helix-turn-helix domain-containing protein, with the protein MNTKELNDAIGQRLREARQAQGLSLAQLSERTGNELSKSRISNYEQGIRRMGIEQAQTLTQALGTVSPVYLLCLDDSAPELSPEEQRLIGNFRAADPTGRLRVLEAAEEAKNG; encoded by the coding sequence ATGAATACAAAAGAGTTGAATGACGCGATCGGCCAACGGTTGAGAGAGGCGCGCCAAGCGCAGGGCCTGAGCCTGGCGCAGTTGTCGGAGAGGACGGGTAACGAGCTGTCAAAGTCCCGCATCAGCAATTACGAGCAGGGTATTCGCCGAATGGGCATCGAACAGGCGCAGACCCTGACGCAGGCGCTAGGTACAGTGTCACCAGTGTATTTGCTGTGCCTGGATGACTCGGCACCCGAGTTGTCCCCGGAGGAACAGCGTCTGATTGGCAATTTCCGCGCTGCCGACCCAACCGGGCGCCTGCGGGTGCTCGAAGCGGCCGAAGAAGCCAAGAACGGGTGA
- the ilvC gene encoding ketol-acid reductoisomerase, with protein MNVYYDKDADLSLIQGKEVAIIGYGSQGHAHANNLKESGVSVTVGLRPGSSSAAKASNAGLQVKDIPEAVAGADVVMILAPDEHQAKLYRDQIAPNIKQGAALAFAHGFNIHFGQIEPRADLDVIMIAPKGPGHLVRSTYTQGGGVPSLIAVQQDASGKARDIALAYASANGGGRAGIIETNFREECETDLFGEQVVLCGGLTALIQNGFETLVEAGYAPEMAYFECLHEVKLIVDLIYEGGIANMRYSISNTAEYGDLTRGPRIVTDETKAEMKRVLGEIQNGSFAREFILENQAGAPRMKAMRRLSQEHQIEEVGARLREMMPWIREKQLVDKSKN; from the coding sequence ATCAACGTTTACTACGACAAAGACGCCGACCTCTCGCTGATCCAGGGCAAAGAGGTCGCCATCATCGGCTATGGCTCCCAGGGGCATGCTCATGCCAATAACCTGAAAGAGTCGGGCGTCTCGGTCACCGTGGGTTTGCGTCCAGGCTCCTCCTCGGCGGCCAAGGCGAGCAATGCCGGGTTGCAGGTCAAGGACATCCCTGAGGCGGTCGCTGGTGCCGACGTGGTGATGATTCTTGCCCCCGATGAGCATCAGGCCAAGCTGTATCGCGACCAGATCGCGCCGAACATTAAGCAGGGGGCCGCGCTGGCCTTCGCGCACGGGTTCAACATCCATTTTGGTCAGATCGAGCCGCGTGCCGATCTCGACGTGATCATGATCGCGCCCAAGGGTCCCGGCCATCTGGTGCGCTCCACCTATACCCAGGGCGGCGGCGTGCCGAGCTTGATCGCGGTGCAGCAGGATGCCAGCGGTAAGGCGCGCGACATCGCCCTGGCCTACGCCTCAGCCAACGGCGGTGGCCGTGCCGGCATCATCGAGACCAACTTCCGCGAGGAATGCGAAACCGATCTGTTCGGCGAGCAGGTGGTCCTCTGTGGCGGCCTGACCGCACTCATCCAGAACGGCTTCGAGACCCTGGTCGAGGCCGGCTATGCGCCCGAGATGGCCTACTTCGAGTGCCTGCACGAGGTCAAGCTGATCGTCGACCTCATCTACGAGGGTGGTATCGCCAACATGCGCTACTCCATCTCCAATACCGCCGAGTATGGCGATCTGACTCGTGGCCCGCGCATCGTCACCGATGAGACCAAGGCCGAGATGAAGCGTGTTCTCGGCGAAATCCAGAACGGTTCTTTTGCGCGTGAATTCATCCTTGAGAACCAGGCCGGTGCGCCGCGCATGAAAGCCATGCGCCGTCTGAGTCAGGAGCATCAGATCGAGGAAGTCGGCGCCCGCCTGCGCGAGATGATGCCCTGGATTCGCGAGAAGCAGTTGGTCGACAAATCCAAGAACTGA
- the ilvN gene encoding acetolactate synthase small subunit — MRHILSMLVENESGALSRIAGLFSARGYNIESLTVAPTDDPTLSRMTLVTCGNDDIVEQIKKQLNKLIDVVKLADLSEGPHIEREMMLIKLRAKGADREELKRLTEIFRAKIVDVTEASYVVELTGTSSKLDAFIQAVPDGLITEVVRSGPSGIGRGEKALAL; from the coding sequence ATGAGACACATTCTTTCCATGCTGGTCGAAAACGAGTCGGGCGCCCTGTCGCGCATCGCGGGGCTCTTCTCCGCGCGCGGCTACAACATAGAGTCCCTGACCGTGGCGCCCACTGATGACCCCACCCTGTCGCGCATGACCCTGGTGACCTGCGGCAACGACGACATCGTCGAGCAGATCAAAAAGCAGCTCAACAAGCTGATCGACGTGGTCAAGCTCGCCGATCTGTCCGAAGGGCCGCACATCGAACGCGAGATGATGCTGATCAAGCTGCGCGCCAAGGGCGCAGATCGCGAGGAACTCAAGCGCCTGACCGAAATCTTCCGCGCCAAGATCGTCGACGTGACCGAGGCCAGCTATGTGGTCGAGCTGACTGGTACTTCAAGCAAGCTCGATGCCTTTATCCAGGCCGTGCCTGACGGGCTGATCACAGAGGTGGTGCGCTCCGGGCCGAGTGGCATCGGGCGGGGCGAAAAAGCACTGGCGCTCTGA
- the ilvB gene encoding biosynthetic-type acetolactate synthase large subunit has product MLIQSLIDQGVETVFGYPGGAVLHIYDALFQKSDQIRHILVRHEQGAAHAADGYARASGKCGVCLVTSGPGATNAVTGIATAYMDSIPMVVITGQVPTPVIGSDAFQEVDTVGITRPCVKHNFLVKRVEDLAETIAKAFHIATSGRPGPVVVDVPKDVTDPGIKIPYQFQPNLKLRSYQPALKGHLGQIRKALEAMVGAKRPVFYTGGGVILGNAHEPLIDLVRALGHPITSTLMGLGAYPSTDSQFLGMLGMHGTYEANMAMHETDCLIAIGARFDDRVTGKIEHFCPHATIIHIDVDPSSISKNVRVDIPIVGPVETVLADMLGLLREMKAQPDKAAITAWWEQIDAWRKLDCLCYDRESELIKPQFAVQTLYKVTGGDLYLTSDVGQHQMFAAQFYPFDKPRRWINSGGLGTMGFGLPSAMGVQIAHPEAQVACISGEASILMCIQELATCKQYDLPIKIILLNNGYMGMVRQWQEFFYESRYAHSYVDALPDFVALTESFGHVGMRVDKPGELEAAMQEAFAMRDRLVFLDVIVDPTENVYPMIAAGKGQHEMHLPPTISQRELA; this is encoded by the coding sequence ATCCTAATACAGTCGCTGATCGACCAGGGCGTGGAGACCGTTTTCGGCTACCCCGGCGGCGCGGTGCTGCACATCTACGACGCGCTCTTTCAGAAGAGCGATCAGATTCGCCATATCCTGGTGCGCCATGAGCAGGGCGCCGCCCATGCCGCTGACGGCTACGCGCGTGCCAGCGGCAAATGCGGCGTCTGCTTGGTGACCTCCGGTCCGGGCGCGACCAATGCCGTGACTGGCATCGCTACCGCCTACATGGACTCCATTCCCATGGTGGTGATTACCGGCCAGGTGCCAACGCCTGTCATTGGCAGCGATGCCTTCCAGGAAGTGGACACCGTCGGCATTACCCGCCCCTGCGTGAAGCACAATTTTCTGGTCAAGCGGGTCGAGGATCTGGCTGAGACCATCGCCAAGGCCTTTCATATTGCGACCTCCGGGCGCCCTGGTCCGGTGGTGGTCGACGTGCCCAAGGACGTGACCGATCCGGGCATCAAGATTCCCTACCAATTCCAGCCCAATCTCAAACTGCGTTCCTACCAGCCGGCGCTCAAGGGCCATCTCGGTCAGATACGCAAGGCGTTAGAGGCCATGGTCGGTGCCAAGCGCCCGGTGTTTTACACCGGCGGCGGTGTGATTTTGGGCAACGCCCACGAACCCCTGATCGATCTGGTGCGTGCGCTCGGTCATCCCATTACCAGTACCCTGATGGGTTTAGGTGCCTACCCTAGTACCGATAGCCAATTCCTCGGCATGCTCGGCATGCATGGCACCTACGAGGCCAACATGGCCATGCACGAGACCGATTGCCTGATTGCCATCGGCGCGCGCTTCGACGACCGGGTCACGGGCAAGATCGAGCATTTCTGCCCGCATGCGACCATCATTCATATCGATGTCGACCCTTCGTCCATCTCCAAGAACGTGCGGGTGGATATTCCCATCGTTGGCCCGGTCGAAACGGTACTGGCCGACATGCTTGGCTTGCTACGCGAGATGAAGGCGCAACCGGACAAAGCGGCCATTACGGCCTGGTGGGAGCAAATTGACGCCTGGCGCAAACTGGACTGCCTGTGCTATGACCGCGAGAGTGAGCTGATCAAGCCGCAATTCGCCGTGCAGACACTTTACAAGGTGACCGGGGGCGATCTCTACCTGACTTCCGATGTGGGTCAGCACCAGATGTTTGCCGCCCAGTTTTATCCTTTCGACAAGCCCAGGCGCTGGATTAACTCGGGCGGGCTGGGCACCATGGGCTTTGGCCTGCCGTCGGCTATGGGCGTGCAAATCGCGCATCCCGAGGCCCAGGTGGCCTGCATCTCGGGCGAGGCGAGCATTCTGATGTGCATTCAGGAGCTGGCGACCTGCAAGCAGTACGATCTGCCGATCAAAATCATACTGCTCAATAACGGCTACATGGGCATGGTGCGCCAGTGGCAGGAGTTCTTCTACGAGAGCCGTTACGCGCACAGCTATGTGGATGCGTTGCCGGACTTCGTTGCCCTGACCGAGAGCTTCGGCCATGTTGGGATGCGGGTGGACAAGCCCGGCGAGCTCGAAGCCGCTATGCAGGAGGCCTTTGCCATGCGCGACCGCCTGGTGTTCCTCGATGTGATCGTCGACCCGACCGAGAACGTCTACCCGATGATCGCAGCTGGCAAAGGCCAGCACGAGATGCACCTGCCGCCGACGATCTCCCAGCGTGAACTGGCCTAA
- a CDS encoding biliverdin-producing heme oxygenase, with translation MSEAAINNTANTTAPGALMTALRARTAALHVATENLKLMRKLMAPEVDLGTYRDYLAAIAAPYTRVEPHLHNLCAPATLARLGVQPKLPALERDLAALELEPSRLPKALNERLKDLVRDETDALGGLYVLEGATLGGRVISQQLTRNLGSAANTLPFGFLGSRVDPSPASGWRHFGTALEAEVSAGGHDPERVLSAAVAVFEIVHQGLGNSRCARDAREVNIG, from the coding sequence ATGTCGGAAGCAGCTATAAACAACACAGCAAACACCACAGCGCCGGGGGCGCTGATGACAGCCTTGCGCGCCAGAACCGCCGCGTTGCATGTCGCCACCGAGAATCTTAAGCTGATGCGCAAGCTGATGGCACCAGAGGTGGATCTCGGTACCTACCGCGACTACCTGGCTGCAATTGCGGCTCCCTACACTAGGGTGGAACCACACTTGCACAATCTTTGTGCGCCAGCGACTCTGGCGCGGCTTGGGGTGCAGCCGAAGTTGCCGGCGCTCGAGCGGGATTTGGCGGCCTTGGAACTCGAGCCATCGAGGTTACCGAAGGCTCTGAATGAACGCCTGAAGGACTTGGTGCGCGACGAAACGGACGCGCTTGGCGGGCTCTACGTGCTTGAGGGGGCGACCCTGGGGGGGCGGGTGATCTCCCAGCAGCTCACACGCAATCTTGGCTCTGCGGCAAACACCCTGCCGTTCGGGTTTCTCGGCTCCCGCGTCGATCCATCGCCGGCCAGTGGCTGGCGCCATTTCGGCACCGCGCTCGAGGCTGAAGTTAGCGCCGGTGGGCATGATCCCGAGCGGGTGCTGTCAGCCGCTGTCGCTGTGTTTGAGATTGTGCACCAGGGGCTCGGCAATAGCCGTTGCGCCAGAGATGCCCGCGAGGTAAATATCGGTTAA